One genomic window of Marinobacter adhaerens HP15 includes the following:
- a CDS encoding DODA-type extradiol aromatic ring-opening family dioxygenase — MSLFVSHGAPTFALEPGLAGPALTELGKRLTRPEAVLVVSPHWMTPEIRVGVSGTPETIHDFRGFPAELYDLEYPAAGHPELARTALALLEAVGWSARADETRGLDHGAWVPMMHLFPDCSVPVFQVSMPTDLGPASAWRLGQILQPLEHEGVLIVGSGSLTHNLYDVRWGDPNASGYAREFTDWVRAKVQDGDHQQLISALEEAPHATRAHPTTEHFLPLLVAAGAAGEQQPGVLIDGGIEHGVLAMDAFVFRHSA; from the coding sequence ATGAGTCTGTTTGTTTCCCACGGCGCTCCCACCTTCGCATTGGAGCCGGGCCTGGCTGGCCCGGCCCTGACGGAGCTGGGCAAACGCCTTACCAGGCCCGAAGCGGTGCTGGTGGTTTCACCGCATTGGATGACGCCGGAAATCCGGGTAGGCGTTTCCGGAACACCCGAGACGATTCACGATTTTCGCGGCTTTCCAGCCGAACTCTATGATCTTGAGTATCCGGCAGCCGGCCACCCGGAACTGGCGCGCACCGCCCTGGCGTTGCTGGAGGCAGTGGGCTGGAGCGCCCGGGCTGACGAGACCCGGGGGCTGGATCACGGGGCCTGGGTGCCAATGATGCACCTTTTCCCCGATTGCTCGGTGCCGGTATTCCAGGTTTCGATGCCAACGGATCTTGGGCCTGCGTCTGCCTGGCGGTTGGGTCAGATCCTGCAGCCGCTCGAGCATGAGGGTGTGCTTATTGTCGGATCAGGCAGCCTTACCCACAATCTGTACGACGTTCGCTGGGGTGACCCGAACGCATCCGGGTATGCGAGGGAATTCACGGATTGGGTCCGTGCCAAAGTGCAGGACGGCGACCATCAGCAACTGATATCAGCGTTGGAGGAGGCTCCCCATGCCACGCGGGCGCACCCGACCACCGAGCATTTTCTGCCTTTGCTGGTGGCTGCCGGTGCAGCCGGGGAGCAGCAACCCGGCGTGCTGATTGATGGCGGGATCGAACACGGTGTGCTGGCCATGGATGCCTTTGTTTTCCGGCATTCGGCCTGA
- a CDS encoding DoxX family protein gives MNNAFLNKLIATDAGWGALALRIPVGIIFAAHGAQKLFGWFGGYGLEGTGQWMDSIGLSPGYLMALLAGGAEFFGGLALIIGLLVRPASAVLAFAMLIAIFSVHIGNGLFMSNNGYEFGLALLAVSVSLVFSGAGRASIDRAIAAR, from the coding sequence ATGAACAACGCATTTCTGAACAAACTGATCGCCACTGACGCAGGCTGGGGCGCTTTGGCCCTCCGGATCCCTGTCGGTATCATTTTTGCCGCCCATGGTGCCCAGAAACTGTTCGGCTGGTTTGGCGGCTACGGGCTGGAGGGTACCGGTCAGTGGATGGATTCCATCGGGCTCAGCCCCGGCTACCTGATGGCGCTGTTGGCTGGTGGTGCGGAATTCTTTGGTGGCCTGGCTCTGATCATCGGCCTGCTGGTTCGCCCTGCCAGCGCGGTACTGGCATTCGCCATGCTGATCGCTATTTTCAGCGTTCATATCGGCAACGGCCTGTTCATGAGCAACAATGGGTACGAGTTTGGCCTGGCTTTGCTCGCCGTATCCGTATCCCTGGTATTCAGCGGCGCAGGCCGCGCGTCCATTGATCGCGCGATTGCCGCCCGATAA
- a CDS encoding LysR family transcriptional regulator, translated as MDRLLEMQTFCNVVEAGSFVAASESLGMSKAAVSRYVSELESRLGVRLLQRTTRRLSLTGEGEVFYVRCRELLAGVEEAEAEITSRNDVARGTLRVNAPVSFGISHLAPLWGEFHARYPDVELSIDLSDRLVDIVEEGFDMAIRIATLQSSTLVSRRITSTRLIACASPDYIATHGSPAKPEDLASHRIIGYSNFTTGNDWPFEGPEGATSVRVRPWMYANNGETCCGAALAGQGIVLQPGFLVHKDLEAGRLVELMPAYRSTELGVYAVYPTRKFVTPKVRALVDYLVSAFPDSL; from the coding sequence ATGGATCGATTGCTGGAGATGCAGACGTTCTGCAACGTGGTTGAGGCTGGAAGCTTTGTGGCTGCGTCGGAGAGTCTGGGGATGTCCAAGGCCGCTGTCTCGCGTTATGTCAGCGAACTGGAAAGTCGTCTCGGGGTTAGGCTGCTGCAACGGACCACCCGCCGCCTGTCGCTGACGGGGGAGGGCGAAGTGTTCTATGTCCGGTGCCGGGAGTTACTGGCTGGCGTTGAGGAGGCAGAAGCGGAAATTACCTCCCGCAATGATGTCGCGCGGGGCACGCTCAGGGTGAACGCGCCGGTCAGCTTCGGAATAAGCCACCTGGCGCCTTTGTGGGGAGAATTCCACGCCCGCTATCCGGACGTGGAGCTGTCGATTGATCTATCAGACCGGCTGGTAGACATTGTTGAAGAAGGCTTTGATATGGCCATCCGCATTGCCACACTGCAAAGCTCCACGCTGGTCAGCCGACGGATCACCTCCACCCGGCTCATTGCCTGCGCCTCTCCGGATTACATCGCCACCCATGGCTCCCCAGCCAAACCGGAAGATCTGGCCAGCCACCGGATCATCGGTTATAGCAACTTCACTACCGGCAATGACTGGCCCTTTGAAGGCCCGGAAGGCGCCACCAGCGTGCGGGTGCGGCCGTGGATGTACGCCAACAACGGTGAAACCTGCTGCGGTGCTGCCCTGGCCGGCCAGGGCATTGTTCTCCAGCCCGGCTTTCTGGTGCATAAAGATCTCGAAGCCGGGCGGCTGGTGGAGCTGATGCCGGCGTACCGTTCCACTGAGCTTGGCGTATACGCCGTCTATCCCACCCGCAAGTTCGTCACACCCAAAGTCCGTGCTCTGGTTGACTACCTAGTCTCTGCTTTTCCCGATTCCCTGTGA
- a CDS encoding ABC transporter permease subunit: MVKSRSFSFSKVMLVLGLLFLYLPMFVLIVYSFNASRLVSVWAGFSTHWYGELFRDEQILSAVWMSLRIAFYSASMAVCLGTLCAFVITRFKKMRGRTLLSSMITAPLVMPEVITGLSLLLLFVQMAQTIGWPVDRGMATIWIAHTTFCSAYVAVVVSARLQEVDRSIEEAAMDLGCTPLKTFFVITLPVIAPALVSGWLLAFTLSLDDLVIASFVSGPGATTLPMVVFSSVRMGVSPKINALATLIIVAVSLIAFIAWYLMRRAEHKRLQTPDA; encoded by the coding sequence ATGGTTAAATCACGTTCGTTCAGTTTCTCGAAAGTGATGCTGGTTCTCGGCCTGCTGTTCCTGTATCTGCCCATGTTTGTGCTGATCGTGTATTCGTTCAACGCGTCCCGGCTGGTGTCGGTTTGGGCCGGATTTTCCACCCACTGGTACGGCGAGCTGTTCCGAGATGAACAGATCCTCTCTGCTGTGTGGATGAGCCTGCGAATTGCCTTCTACTCCGCCAGCATGGCGGTGTGCCTGGGTACGCTGTGTGCGTTCGTGATCACCCGCTTCAAGAAGATGCGAGGGCGCACACTGCTATCCAGCATGATTACCGCACCGCTGGTTATGCCGGAGGTGATCACCGGTTTGTCACTGTTGCTGCTGTTTGTCCAGATGGCCCAGACCATCGGCTGGCCAGTGGATCGTGGCATGGCGACCATCTGGATTGCCCACACCACCTTCTGCAGTGCCTATGTGGCGGTAGTGGTATCAGCCCGTTTACAGGAGGTGGATCGCTCTATCGAGGAGGCGGCCATGGACCTGGGCTGCACGCCCCTGAAAACCTTTTTCGTGATCACGCTGCCAGTCATTGCGCCGGCACTGGTGTCCGGCTGGCTGCTGGCTTTCACCCTGTCGCTGGATGACCTGGTGATTGCCAGCTTCGTGTCCGGCCCGGGTGCAACCACGCTGCCGATGGTGGTGTTTTCCTCCGTACGGATGGGGGTTTCGCCGAAGATCAACGCACTGGCTACGCTGATTATCGTGGCGGTATCGCTGATCGCGTTTATTGCCTGGTACCTGATGCGCCGGGCGGAGCATAAGCGGCTTCAGACACCGGACGCCTAG
- a CDS encoding ABC transporter permease subunit, producing the protein MRRKLLPTPLTERVRAVLFNRRVVFGIPFLWLLLFFLLPFALVLKISLTSAVMAIPPYEPVFRWVDNTLSVVVNIGNYLFLLSDSLYFAAYWGSVKTAFLATVMCLLIGYPMAYAMARTPKHWQLVLLLMVMLPSWTSFLIRVYAWMGILGNQGLLNSFLMWLGFIDQPLKMLNTNFAVVLGIVYAYLPFMVLPIYTNLVKLDVRLLEAASDLGCRSLTTFWAITLPLSKAGILAGSMLVFIPAVGEFVIPELLGGPDTLMIGKVLWEEFFNNRDWPVASALAIVMLLLLLVPIVLFHRFQAREMEKHG; encoded by the coding sequence ATGAGACGGAAACTTTTACCCACCCCTCTTACCGAGCGGGTGCGTGCAGTGCTGTTTAATCGCCGGGTGGTGTTCGGTATCCCGTTCCTGTGGCTGCTGCTGTTCTTCCTCCTGCCTTTTGCGCTGGTGCTGAAGATCAGCCTGACCTCGGCGGTCATGGCCATCCCCCCTTACGAGCCCGTATTCCGGTGGGTGGACAACACCCTGTCGGTGGTGGTGAACATTGGCAATTACCTGTTCCTGCTTTCAGACAGCCTGTATTTCGCCGCCTATTGGGGGTCGGTGAAGACAGCATTCCTGGCAACGGTGATGTGCCTGCTCATTGGCTACCCCATGGCCTACGCCATGGCCCGGACTCCAAAACACTGGCAACTGGTGTTGCTTTTGATGGTAATGCTGCCCTCCTGGACCTCGTTCCTGATCCGGGTTTATGCGTGGATGGGTATCCTCGGCAATCAGGGGCTTCTGAACAGTTTTCTGATGTGGCTGGGTTTTATCGATCAGCCGCTCAAGATGCTGAACACCAACTTCGCGGTGGTGCTGGGCATTGTCTACGCCTATCTGCCATTCATGGTGCTGCCCATCTACACCAACCTGGTGAAGCTGGATGTGCGCCTGCTGGAGGCGGCATCAGACCTTGGCTGCCGCAGCCTGACCACCTTCTGGGCCATTACCCTGCCCCTGTCGAAGGCCGGCATTCTGGCCGGTTCGATGCTGGTGTTTATTCCCGCGGTGGGCGAGTTCGTGATCCCGGAACTGCTGGGCGGGCCGGATACGCTGATGATCGGCAAGGTGTTGTGGGAGGAGTTCTTCAACAACCGCGACTGGCCGGTGGCGTCTGCCCTCGCGATCGTGATGCTGTTGTTACTGCTGGTGCCGATCGTGCTGTTCCATCGGTTCCAGGCCCGGGAGATGGAAAAGCATGGTTAA
- the potA gene encoding polyamine ABC transporter ATP-binding protein, which produces MENGNNTSAQAEVLLSIRGISKSFDGTLAVDNVNLDIHKGEIFALLGGSGSGKSTLLRMLAGFETPNAGSIMLDGQDVTALPPFLRPTNMMFQSYALFPHMTVEQNIAMGLKQDKLPKSEIRDRVAAMLKLVKMEPYARRKPQQLSGGQQQRVALARSLAKRPKLLLLDEPMGALDKKLRTEMQLELVEILENVGATCLMVTHDQEEAMTMASRIAIMAQGRIAQIGSPIDIYESPNSRMTAEFIGSVNIFEAHIREDEADSVTLTSDLLDAPVFIDRGVTTPAESTATLVALRPEKIYLTPDKPDGENNWSCGTVDNIAYLGDITSYYVKLASGKRVQATMANVERRGERPTWGDRVFVSWEASSPILLWN; this is translated from the coding sequence GTGGAAAACGGCAACAACACCTCCGCGCAAGCGGAGGTGTTACTCAGCATTCGGGGCATCTCCAAAAGCTTTGATGGCACGCTGGCCGTGGACAATGTGAACCTGGACATCCACAAAGGCGAGATCTTTGCCCTTCTGGGTGGTTCCGGTTCCGGCAAGTCCACCCTGCTGCGCATGCTCGCAGGTTTTGAAACGCCCAACGCCGGCTCCATCATGCTCGACGGCCAGGACGTTACAGCTCTGCCACCGTTCCTGCGCCCGACCAACATGATGTTCCAGTCCTATGCTCTGTTCCCCCATATGACGGTGGAGCAGAACATTGCCATGGGCCTGAAACAGGACAAGCTGCCGAAAAGCGAAATTCGCGACCGGGTGGCCGCCATGCTGAAGCTGGTCAAGATGGAACCCTATGCCCGGCGCAAACCCCAGCAGCTTTCCGGTGGTCAGCAGCAACGCGTTGCCCTGGCCCGCTCACTGGCCAAACGTCCCAAGCTGCTGTTGCTGGACGAGCCCATGGGCGCCCTGGACAAAAAGCTGCGTACCGAAATGCAGCTGGAACTGGTGGAAATTCTTGAAAATGTGGGTGCCACCTGCCTGATGGTGACCCACGACCAGGAAGAGGCCATGACCATGGCCAGCCGCATCGCCATCATGGCGCAGGGCCGGATTGCCCAGATCGGCTCGCCCATCGACATCTATGAGAGCCCGAACAGCCGCATGACGGCAGAGTTTATTGGCTCGGTGAACATTTTCGAGGCCCACATCCGGGAAGACGAGGCCGACAGCGTTACTTTGACCAGCGACCTGCTGGACGCCCCGGTTTTTATTGATCGCGGCGTGACCACGCCGGCGGAAAGTACCGCAACACTGGTGGCCCTGCGCCCAGAGAAGATCTACCTGACCCCGGACAAACCGGACGGCGAGAACAACTGGAGCTGCGGAACGGTGGACAACATCGCCTATCTGGGCGACATCACGTCCTACTACGTAAAGCTGGCCAGCGGCAAACGCGTTCAGGCGACCATGGCGAACGTGGAACGCCGTGGCGAGCGGCCAACCTGGGGCGACAGGGTATTCGTATCCTGGGAAGCCTCCAGCCCCATCCTGCTCTGGAACTGA
- a CDS encoding polyamine ABC transporter substrate-binding protein has product MLKLCKPQALAASVALSLCASSAFAAEEVRVYNWSDYIAEDTLAKFTEETGIKVIYDVYDSNEILEAALLSGRSGYDLVVPSNHYVAKQISANAFVALDHSKLPNMSNLNPDLMDDLEKVDPGSQFALPYLWGTNGYGYNEGRIQEILGDSAPTDSWALVFDPEVTGKLATGGCGIAMLDSGEEMVRAAMAYIGLDPNSNNADDIKKGGEVIKAIRPNITYFHSSRYIGDLANGDLCVAAGYSGDILQAAARAEEAENGNVIRYTIPKEGAVLWFDMMTIPAGAPNVENAHKLMNFLMRPEIIADVTNYVWYANPNKPANEFVDPEILSDTSIYPTDEVMKKLYIMEGRPQDAQRLMTRTWTNVKSGR; this is encoded by the coding sequence ATGTTGAAGTTGTGTAAGCCACAGGCGCTGGCCGCCTCTGTTGCGTTGTCTCTGTGTGCCTCTTCCGCGTTTGCCGCCGAGGAAGTGCGTGTCTACAACTGGTCCGATTACATCGCCGAGGACACCCTGGCGAAGTTCACGGAAGAAACCGGCATCAAGGTGATCTACGACGTTTACGACAGTAACGAGATCCTCGAAGCCGCCCTGCTTTCCGGTCGTTCCGGCTACGATCTTGTTGTGCCGTCCAACCACTATGTGGCCAAGCAGATTTCTGCCAACGCCTTCGTAGCGCTGGACCACAGCAAGCTGCCGAACATGAGCAACCTCAACCCGGATCTGATGGACGATCTGGAAAAGGTTGACCCGGGTAGCCAGTTTGCTCTGCCTTATCTCTGGGGCACCAACGGCTATGGCTATAACGAAGGCCGTATCCAGGAAATCCTGGGTGACAGCGCTCCCACCGATTCCTGGGCCCTGGTATTCGATCCTGAAGTCACCGGCAAGCTTGCCACCGGCGGCTGCGGTATTGCCATGCTGGATTCCGGCGAGGAAATGGTTCGTGCTGCCATGGCCTACATTGGCCTGGACCCGAACAGCAACAACGCCGACGACATCAAAAAAGGCGGTGAGGTGATCAAGGCCATTCGCCCGAACATCACCTACTTCCATTCGTCGCGTTACATTGGTGACCTGGCCAACGGTGACCTGTGTGTGGCTGCCGGTTACTCCGGCGACATCCTGCAGGCCGCCGCACGCGCCGAGGAAGCCGAGAACGGCAACGTGATCCGCTACACCATTCCCAAAGAAGGTGCAGTGCTGTGGTTCGACATGATGACCATCCCGGCCGGCGCACCAAACGTTGAGAACGCCCACAAGTTGATGAACTTCCTGATGCGTCCGGAAATCATCGCGGACGTGACCAACTATGTGTGGTACGCCAACCCGAACAAGCCGGCCAACGAATTCGTTGATCCGGAGATTCTGAGCGATACCAGCATCTACCCCACCGATGAGGTGATGAAGAAGCTGTACATCATGGAAGGCCGGCCTCAGGACGCCCAGCGTCTGATGACCCGCACCTGGACCAACGTGAAGTCTGGTCGTTAA
- a CDS encoding glutamine synthetase family protein, whose protein sequence is MASGSSSADSFLQAHPELQFVDLLIPDMNGIVRGKRVDPSALAKVFERGVAMPASIFALNIQGTTVEETGLGLDIGEADRVCLPIENTLTMEPWQKRPTAQLLLTMYELDRETPFFADPRVVLQNIIKRFEDLGLTPVAAFELEFYLIDQENLAGRPQPPKSPLSGKRPAGTQAYSIDDLDEYAEFLADVLDAAHEQELPADALVAESAPGQFEVNLHYVDDAVQACDHATLLKRLIKNMAYDHEMDTTFMAKPYHNQAGSGMHLHVSLVDGEGRNVFAGDAEQPNDMLRWAVGGLVATMNDAMALFCPNINSYRRFSPEYYVPSAATWGVDNRTASLRLPGGDPEALRIEHRVAGADANPYLLMAAVLAGIHYGISNRIEPPPVTVGNAHEQHEASLVNNLRDALRELGQSKVMADYLGSQFLDVFVACKEHELNEFEMTISDLEYLWYLHTV, encoded by the coding sequence ATGGCTTCTGGTTCTTCGAGTGCCGACTCGTTCCTTCAGGCACACCCCGAACTGCAGTTTGTTGATCTGCTGATCCCGGATATGAATGGCATTGTTCGCGGCAAGCGGGTAGACCCGTCTGCGCTGGCGAAGGTGTTTGAGCGCGGTGTGGCTATGCCGGCGTCCATCTTTGCCCTTAACATTCAGGGCACTACGGTGGAAGAAACCGGCCTCGGCCTGGATATTGGCGAGGCAGACCGTGTCTGTCTGCCCATTGAAAATACCCTCACTATGGAACCGTGGCAGAAGCGGCCCACTGCGCAACTTCTGTTGACCATGTATGAGCTGGATCGCGAGACACCGTTTTTCGCAGATCCGCGGGTGGTCTTGCAGAACATTATCAAGCGCTTCGAGGATTTGGGGCTGACTCCCGTGGCGGCCTTTGAGCTGGAGTTTTACCTGATTGACCAGGAAAACCTCGCCGGTCGGCCTCAGCCACCCAAATCACCCCTCTCTGGCAAGCGCCCGGCGGGCACGCAGGCCTATTCCATTGATGATCTGGACGAATATGCAGAATTCCTGGCGGACGTGCTGGATGCCGCCCATGAGCAGGAATTGCCGGCGGATGCGCTGGTAGCCGAGTCCGCGCCCGGGCAGTTTGAGGTCAACCTGCACTACGTGGATGACGCCGTGCAGGCGTGCGACCACGCCACTCTGCTGAAGCGTCTGATCAAGAACATGGCCTACGACCATGAAATGGACACCACGTTCATGGCCAAGCCCTATCACAACCAGGCCGGCAGTGGCATGCACCTGCACGTGAGCCTGGTGGATGGCGAAGGCCGAAACGTGTTTGCCGGCGACGCCGAGCAGCCAAACGACATGCTGCGCTGGGCCGTGGGTGGATTGGTCGCCACCATGAACGACGCCATGGCCTTGTTCTGCCCCAATATCAATTCCTACCGCCGGTTCAGTCCGGAGTACTACGTGCCCAGTGCTGCCACCTGGGGCGTGGACAACCGCACTGCATCGCTGCGTCTGCCGGGCGGTGATCCGGAGGCCCTGCGGATTGAGCATCGGGTCGCCGGTGCCGATGCCAACCCGTATCTGCTGATGGCTGCGGTGCTGGCGGGTATTCACTACGGCATCTCCAACAGGATAGAGCCACCACCGGTCACCGTGGGTAATGCCCATGAACAGCACGAAGCCTCACTGGTGAATAACCTGCGGGATGCCTTGCGGGAGCTGGGGCAATCGAAAGTGATGGCCGATTATCTCGGCAGCCAGTTTCTGGATGTGTTCGTCGCCTGCAAGGAGCATGAACTGAACGAATTCGAGATGACCATCTCCGATCTCGAATATCTCTGGTACCTGCACACGGTCTGA
- a CDS encoding aldehyde dehydrogenase, translating to MNQPVSSSTPTSQAEWQALATNLTLEGRAYLNGTYQWAANGEAFTSVSPIDGRELASIASCDQSDADQAVMAARAAFEAGIWSQLAPAKRKAVLLRFAELIEAHGDELALLETLDMGKPINHASNVDVPATARAIRWTAEAIDKVYGELAPTPHNQIGMISREPMGVVAAIVPWNFPMIMAAWKIAPALATGNSVILKPSEKSPLSAIRLAALAGEAGVPAGVFNVLPGYGHTVGKALALHMDVDCLVFTGSTNVAKQLMIYAGQSNMKRVWLEAGGKSPNIVFADAPDLKKAAAEAASAIAFNQGEVCTAGSRLLVENSIRAEFVRLICEALKTWRPGHPLDPATTCGAIVDQAQLDRIIDYIGIGQSEGARLVEGGQRILENTGGLFVQPTVFDGVNNQMRIASEEIFGPVLSVIGFDTADEAVAIANDSIYGLAAAVWTSNINTAHKVAKALRAGSVWINHYDGGDMTAPFGGFKQSGNGRDKSVHAFDKYTELKATWLVLE from the coding sequence ATGAATCAACCCGTCAGCTCTTCCACACCGACCAGCCAGGCCGAATGGCAGGCCCTGGCCACAAACCTCACTCTGGAGGGCCGCGCCTATCTGAACGGCACCTATCAATGGGCGGCCAACGGCGAGGCGTTTACCTCGGTCAGCCCGATTGACGGGCGCGAACTGGCCTCTATTGCCAGTTGCGATCAGAGCGATGCCGACCAGGCCGTTATGGCTGCAAGGGCCGCCTTTGAGGCAGGCATCTGGAGCCAGCTGGCACCGGCAAAACGCAAGGCGGTGCTGCTCCGGTTCGCTGAGCTTATCGAAGCCCACGGCGACGAGCTTGCCCTGCTGGAAACCCTGGACATGGGCAAACCCATCAACCACGCCAGCAACGTGGATGTGCCGGCCACCGCCCGGGCAATCCGCTGGACCGCAGAGGCCATCGACAAGGTCTACGGCGAACTTGCCCCCACGCCTCACAACCAGATCGGCATGATTTCCCGTGAGCCGATGGGTGTGGTGGCGGCCATCGTGCCCTGGAACTTTCCGATGATTATGGCGGCCTGGAAAATTGCCCCGGCCCTGGCTACTGGTAATTCCGTCATACTGAAACCCTCCGAGAAATCGCCCCTGAGCGCCATTCGCCTGGCCGCCCTGGCCGGGGAAGCGGGCGTTCCCGCCGGCGTTTTCAATGTGCTTCCAGGCTATGGTCACACCGTGGGCAAGGCCCTGGCGCTGCACATGGACGTGGACTGCCTGGTGTTTACCGGGTCCACGAATGTGGCCAAGCAACTGATGATCTACGCCGGCCAATCCAACATGAAACGGGTATGGCTGGAGGCCGGTGGCAAGAGCCCCAACATTGTCTTCGCCGATGCGCCAGACCTGAAAAAGGCCGCTGCCGAGGCGGCCAGTGCCATTGCCTTCAATCAGGGCGAAGTGTGCACTGCCGGCAGTCGCCTGCTGGTCGAGAACAGCATTCGTGCCGAGTTTGTAAGGCTGATATGCGAGGCCCTGAAAACCTGGCGTCCCGGCCATCCGCTGGACCCGGCGACTACCTGTGGCGCGATCGTGGATCAGGCCCAGCTTGATCGGATCATAGACTACATCGGCATCGGGCAATCTGAGGGCGCACGCCTGGTGGAAGGTGGGCAGCGGATTCTGGAAAACACGGGCGGCCTGTTTGTTCAGCCCACGGTGTTTGACGGGGTGAATAACCAGATGCGCATTGCCTCGGAGGAAATCTTCGGGCCGGTGCTTTCTGTCATCGGGTTCGATACCGCAGACGAAGCCGTTGCCATTGCCAACGATTCTATCTACGGCCTGGCTGCGGCGGTGTGGACCTCCAATATCAATACCGCCCATAAGGTAGCCAAGGCCCTGCGAGCCGGCAGCGTGTGGATTAACCACTATGACGGCGGCGATATGACCGCACCCTTCGGTGGCTTCAAGCAGTCCGGCAACGGGCGCGACAAATCTGTGCATGCCTTCGACAAGTACACGGAACTGAAAGCCACCTGGCTGGTGCTGGAGTAG
- a CDS encoding NAD(P)/FAD-dependent oxidoreductase, producing the protein MIEYPPVPSYYAASANSAPVRPALRGSCEADVCVVGAGYTGLSTALFLAEAGFRVVVLEAATVGWGASGRNGGQIVNSFSRDLDSIERQTSQDHLKLLSEMAFEGSQIIRQRVKSYGIRCDLKEGGIFAALNPKQLRHLESQQALWRRFGYDQLELLDRNAIRSRVGTERYVGGAIDHTGGHIHPLNLALGEAAALESRGGVIHEHSTVTSIAPGKTVTVRTDMGEVRAQTVVLAGNAYLGGLVPELGAKSMPCGSQIIATEPLEEAVARQLLPNDNCVEDCNYLLDYFRLSGDNRLIYGGGVVYGARDPANIERLIRPNMLKTFPQLANVKIDYAWTGNFLLTLSRLPQLGRLHENVFYSQGCSGHGVTFTHVAGKALGLAIQDQAERFDAFASLPHYPFPGGRAFRVPLTAMGAWYYALRDRLGV; encoded by the coding sequence ATGATCGAGTATCCCCCGGTTCCCTCGTATTACGCAGCTTCCGCCAATTCGGCCCCTGTGCGCCCGGCGCTGCGAGGGTCTTGCGAGGCCGATGTTTGCGTCGTCGGTGCCGGTTACACCGGCCTTTCGACAGCACTGTTCCTGGCGGAAGCCGGTTTCCGGGTGGTGGTTCTGGAGGCAGCGACGGTCGGCTGGGGTGCTTCGGGGCGCAATGGCGGCCAGATCGTTAACAGCTTCAGCCGGGATCTGGACAGTATCGAACGACAGACCTCTCAAGACCACCTGAAACTGCTGTCCGAGATGGCCTTTGAGGGCAGCCAGATCATTCGCCAGCGGGTGAAGAGTTACGGCATTCGGTGCGACCTGAAAGAAGGCGGTATTTTCGCAGCGCTCAATCCAAAGCAGCTCAGGCACCTGGAGTCTCAGCAAGCGCTTTGGCGCCGGTTCGGTTATGACCAACTGGAACTGTTGGATAGGAATGCCATCCGTTCCCGGGTTGGCACGGAACGGTATGTCGGCGGCGCCATTGATCACACCGGCGGCCATATTCATCCGCTCAATCTGGCTCTCGGCGAAGCCGCGGCCCTCGAGTCGCGTGGCGGCGTGATTCACGAGCACTCCACAGTAACGAGCATCGCCCCCGGTAAAACCGTAACCGTTAGAACCGACATGGGCGAGGTGAGAGCGCAAACGGTTGTCCTGGCGGGCAACGCCTATCTTGGCGGCCTGGTGCCGGAGCTGGGGGCCAAATCCATGCCCTGCGGCTCGCAGATTATTGCTACCGAGCCGTTGGAGGAGGCCGTTGCCAGGCAATTGCTGCCGAACGACAACTGCGTCGAAGACTGCAACTACCTCCTGGACTACTTCCGGCTGTCGGGTGACAACCGCCTGATCTACGGCGGTGGCGTGGTCTACGGCGCCCGCGACCCGGCTAACATCGAACGGCTGATTCGCCCGAATATGCTGAAAACCTTCCCGCAACTGGCGAATGTGAAGATCGATTACGCCTGGACCGGCAATTTCCTGCTGACCCTGTCGCGCCTGCCACAGCTCGGGCGCTTGCACGAGAATGTGTTTTACTCCCAGGGTTGCTCCGGCCATGGGGTTACCTTCACACATGTGGCAGGCAAGGCATTGGGACTGGCAATCCAGGACCAGGCGGAACGGTTTGATGCGTTCGCCAGCCTGCCGCATTACCCGTTCCCGGGTGGGCGCGCCTTCCGGGTGCCGTTGACGGCGATGGGAGCCTGGTACTATGCGCTGCGGGACAGGTTGGGCGTTTGA